Proteins found in one Borreliella valaisiana VS116 genomic segment:
- a CDS encoding MGH1-like glycoside hydrolase domain-containing protein produces the protein MNKKMFPKIYYYDQDFIDIYNKSLSWIQAKVVLQKISDKSKKDKNYYSENCNYIDQMQACMSSFFLVYSNGEYSSTSSIDKFYQLQEESGAIRARYDNNNAIIDLDENEENIGFPIFAWAEYNLYHKTGNKKRISEVLPILDKYYKWIEKKFLKENGLYSVDVNKIFYKNSPRVNAHYPVDFNSLQLHSAYCISKLADILNDKNLSLEYKKRFFSLKVKINSLMWSEKDGFYYDLDVNENIIEIKTIVGFFPMLSEIPSEDRIERMIFYLKSTKHFGTPNPFPTLSVSEPGFSEDGNGYYGSVYTYMNFFVIKGLEYCGRANIAREFTIRHLYYILDTLMPFNKIKGHIWEAYKPMQEGPAYFDSNKKTYTEKNLICYLALFSISLMIENIIGLTISLPDKTVYWNIPTLEIMGIESLSLKKNQTTIICNKGKRGWEIKMESEKLYYFTINILNKKEKTLPIPSGRCSMLLDKL, from the coding sequence TTGAATAAAAAAATGTTTCCCAAGATTTACTATTATGATCAAGATTTTATTGATATTTATAACAAAAGTTTATCTTGGATTCAAGCCAAGGTTGTTTTACAAAAAATTTCTGATAAGAGCAAAAAAGATAAAAATTATTATTCGGAGAATTGTAATTATATAGATCAGATGCAAGCTTGTATGTCAAGCTTTTTTCTTGTCTATAGTAATGGGGAATATTCATCTACATCTTCGATTGATAAATTTTATCAACTGCAGGAAGAATCTGGTGCAATTAGAGCTAGATATGATAATAACAATGCTATTATTGATCTTGATGAGAATGAAGAGAATATTGGATTTCCTATTTTTGCATGGGCTGAATATAATTTGTATCATAAAACAGGAAATAAAAAGAGAATTTCTGAAGTTTTGCCAATTCTTGATAAGTATTATAAGTGGATAGAAAAAAAATTTTTAAAAGAAAATGGTCTTTATTCAGTTGATGTAAATAAAATTTTTTATAAAAACTCTCCAAGAGTAAATGCACACTATCCTGTAGATTTTAATTCATTGCAACTTCATAGTGCATATTGTATTTCTAAATTAGCAGACATTTTAAATGATAAAAATTTATCACTTGAATACAAAAAACGATTTTTTTCTCTTAAGGTCAAGATTAATTCTTTAATGTGGAGTGAAAAAGATGGATTTTATTATGATCTTGATGTTAATGAGAATATTATTGAAATTAAGACAATAGTAGGGTTTTTCCCAATGCTTTCCGAGATTCCTAGTGAGGACAGAATAGAAAGAATGATTTTTTATTTAAAAAGTACTAAGCATTTTGGGACTCCAAATCCCTTTCCAACGCTTTCTGTTAGTGAGCCGGGTTTTAGTGAAGATGGAAATGGATATTATGGTTCAGTTTATACTTATATGAATTTTTTTGTGATCAAAGGTCTTGAATATTGTGGTCGTGCAAATATTGCAAGAGAATTTACCATAAGGCATTTATATTATATATTAGATACTCTAATGCCGTTTAATAAAATTAAAGGGCACATTTGGGAAGCTTATAAGCCTATGCAAGAAGGGCCTGCATATTTTGATTCTAATAAAAAAACTTATACTGAAAAAAATCTTATTTGCTATCTTGCGCTTTTTAGCATTAGCTTGATGATAGAAAATATTATTGGGCTTACAATTAGTTTGCCCGATAAAACTGTATATTGGAACATACCCACTCTTGAGATTATGGGGATAGAAAGTTTATCTCTTAAAAAGAATCAAACTACAATAATTTGTAATAAAGGGAAAAGGGGTTGGGAAATAAAAATGGAATCTGAAAAACTTTATTATTTTACAATAAATATATTAAATAAAAAAGAGAAAACCCTTCCTATTCCTTCAGGAAGATGTTCTATGTTGTTGGATAAGCTTTGA